GTTGACTTGCCTGAGCCCGAGAGGCCCATGACAACAAAGATCTCGCCCTTTTTAACCTCGAATGATGCATCGATCACTGCGGCTGTGCCTAGCCCTGTCAGTTCATCGCGCTTCTTGCCAGCTTTAAGGCGCTTGATGACTTCGGCTGGTCGCTTGCCGAAGACCTTGTAAACATTCTTGACGCTCAGTGCAACGTCATTTCCGGACGCTTCCCCTGCAGTGTTTTTCGCAGCTGCACTGCCTTCAAGTGTCGAAGGGACGCTTTGTTGCTGCGCGTCATTCTGTTTGGATTCGTACACGTAGTACCCGTCTACACAGCGGTTCGAAACCCACCTTTATGATGGGCAGCTGAACACTGCGATTAGTGATCTCGTGCTGCAGGCGCTGACGTTCGTCAAACTCTTCGATTCCCCACTCACCCCGATCGGGGCTGTGAGGAAAGACGGTCTCGCCCTGTAAATAAGGACTGAAATCGGGAGGCTATCCCTACCGCCAGTTCAGCGACTCATGTCAGGCTGCCCCAATACCTTGCGAAGATGATGCCTCATCTGGCGCAAAGCAGCGGCAGTTGCCTGCAGGCTTGTCGGTCTACTGGTTCACCTTAAACGATAACAAAGGCGATTTCGCTAAGAGCAGAAATACGCGATTAATGGTGACTGCGAGGGGCTACAATATAGAATTTTTGGCGCGCTGATGCGGCTGTGCAAGAGTTACGCTTTCGTAACTAACAGCAACAGTTGGCACTGTTCACGACTGCGTTTAGCGTGTCCCTGCCCACAGTTCCCGCATGCCGTAGGCGATTGCCGCACGCTTTGTCCACGTTAACTTGATAGCTTGAAGACGTGAAGATTGCTACTTGGAATGTGAACTCCCTGCGTGCCCGTGCCGACCGTGTGGAGGATTGGTTGCGCCGAACCAATGCCGACGTGCTCACCATTCAGGAGACTAAATGCAAAGACGAGAACTTCCCATGGGAACTATTTGAAAGCAATGGCTATGAAGTAGCGCATTTTGGTTTTAGCCAATGGAACGGGGTAGCTATTGCTTCCCGTGTTGGCCTGGAGGACGTTGAACGCACCTTTTCCAATCAACCCACTTTTGGGAAGGGTGGCAAGGATCCCGTGCAGGAGGCACGGGCCATTGGCGCTACCTGCAACGGAGTTCGGATTTGGAGCCTCTATGTGCCCAACGGCCGTGCACTCGATGATGAACACATGCCTTACAAGCTGGGGTGGCTTGACGAGCTAAAAAATCAGGCTGCGGGCTGGCTTGCTCAGGACCCCAATGCCCAGATCGCGCTCACAGGTGACTGGAACATTGCACCCCAGGACGACGACGTCTGGGACATCGATTTCTTCCGTAACCAAGGCCTCACCCACGTTAGTGAACCCGAACGAGCTGCGTTCACTGCCTTCGAAACGGCGGGCTTTACCGACGTTGTCCGGCCGCTAAACCCTGGGCCGGGCGTTTACACCTACTGGGACTACACACAACTTCGCTTCCCAAAACGCGAAGGTATGCGCATTGACTTCGTTCTGGGCTCACCAGCATTTGCCGCGCGCGTCACCGCCGCTGAAATTGACCGCGAGGAACGCAAGGGCAAGGGCGCTTCCGACCACGCACCTGTCATTGTGGAATTGGGCTAGCCCATGACGGGTGGGCTGTACCTGGGCGGCACACAACTCCCCTTCATCTCCAACCTGCGCGTCTACTTGCCACGCGAAGCCTATGGTGCAGCGGAGTTTGCGTCATTGGAGGGGCTGATGCACTCCGAGGCACATGCCATCAGCACCGACACTAATGAGCTGACGGATTCGCTGGCTAGAGTAAGCCGGGCGCACCCCAACCCGCTTCCGCGAATTTCAGAAGATCGGGTCCGTGTCCTAACTATGGGCGAAGGCACACCGCTTCTTTACGCGCCCAACCAGCTCCTGGCCCGATCGGTTTTGGGCTCAAGCGAATTATTCTCCGGAAATATGGCCCAGCTGGCTGCCTTGGTTCTCTCCGAGGAACAATGGGCGCTTGAGCTTGCCCGGGCGTCAAGTTCGTCGCCGTTGCAGATGCCCTTGCAGACACGCTCATCGACCTGGGGTATCCCGTTCAGTTGGTTCATCCTGGTATATGCCAATGACCGCATGGAAGTTGTGGAACTGAACGGGCGGATCCTCACGGTGCGCATCCAGGTTCCGTTGGCTACCGCCGTGGGCCGCGTTGAGCGCACTCTGGAGATGCTCGCCCAAATGGCTCCGGATCTTGACCTGTACACCGAGCTTGAGAACTTGGGCAGCTGGCTGAGCGGTTTTTCCAGCGGCGCCGTGGAGTTGGACTATGGTCCGGTGGCTAACCGTGTGCACCCTGACGATTCACCGGCCGACGTACACATGGGCTTGGCCTGCCTGGCCGACGGCGATTTCACTGGTGCAGCCGCAGCATACCGCAGGCTCGCGAACCGCTGGATGCCCATACGGCAGCTTGCACGGGCCAACTAGCGCTGCGTGTTTTGAGCCCCTGCCGCTATCAGGGCTCCTGCCATGGAGCCGTCGATCCGCGCTTGATGAGGCTAAACGGCATGAATTCTGCGCGTATGGAGTCAATTTTTCCACTTACTTCCGCCAGTAACATCTTTGCAGCCAGCCTCCCATGGTCAGCTGGTTTTTGTCCGATGGTTGACAGGCCCGCCGGCCCAGCAAAATCGTGGTCATCAATGCCCACCACGGACAGATCCTCCGGAATTCTGATACCCCGCCGTTGCGCCTCAAACATCAAACCCAAGGCCATCTCGTCGGAGCCACAGAAGATAGCAGTTGGCGCTTCCCCGGGCAAATCAAAGAGTCGGGCGGCCGCTGCCACACCCTCACCAACCGTGTAGTCGCCAACGACATTCCATTCCGGGCGCAGCTCAAGTCCCGCCCTGAGCATGGTGGCTTCGAAGGCCGCCGACCGTAGAGTAGGAACTACGAAGTTCTTTTCATCATTGATACCGCCACGCAGGTGCCCGATCTTGCGATGACCTAAATCGATGAGGTGTTGGGTAGCGGCAGCGGCCGCCGCCGCATCATCAATATGTATCCCTTGACAGCCCTCCACTGGACCACCAACAGACACTGTCGGAACGTGGGTTCGTTGCAGCTCCCCAAGCTCCGTGGCGGATAACCCCAAGCAAAGGACTACCAACGCATCGATCTGCTTGCGCACCATTTGTTCAGTAAACCTGCGCTGCTGGCCATGCATGTAGCCGCCCAAACTAAACAGCATCAAGTTGAAGCCGTGCTCGCGCAGTTCTTGATCAATCCCTTCCAGCGCACGTGCAAAGTACCAGCGGTCAATGAACGGGACCAGGACTCCCACCGTTTTCATCTGACCTGTGGCCAATCTGGTGGCTGACGGAGATGCTACATAACCCATCTCTTTGGCCACGGCCAACACTCGTGCCCGTGTGGTCGGATGGACTTTAGGCAGACCACGGAGGGCGCGTGAGACTGTTGCGGTTGAAACCTCCGCACGCTCGGCAACGTCGTCGATACTGACTCTCATGCCTGTGTCTTCCTCTCTATTTCCTCAGTCATTGCCAAGGTGGCACTGGCTTGGCAATCACCTTGGCGGCTCGCCCAAACCGGGAACGGCAGTGCAGGCTATGAGAACAGAGTCTGACATCTGGAGCTACTGAGGGCGTCTACTCCGCCTCTGGGGCAGTTTCTTACGAAGCCGGATCATGCCCCAAAGACCCAAGCAAACAAGCAATAACCCTATCGCCCAAATCAATGCTGGTTCTCCGGTGAGTTCCAGCCATACCGTCACTGCGAAGAGTACTACTGCCCAAAAACCCAGGAAACCGATGATGATGTCAAAGTCTTCAGCACTTTTTTGCTTGGTTGTGGGAATGTGCAAACTATTGGTTTTTTCCGTTTGTTTTCGCATTCTTTATTTCACCGCCCCTGCTGTGAGCCCCGCGACGATCTTGCGCTGGAAGATCAACACCAAAATCACCAGCGGAATGGTCACAACAGTTCCTGCGGCCATCACGGCCGTATAAGGTTCCTGGTGAGGCTGGGAACCAGCAAAACTGGCGATAGCTACTGTCACGGTCTGGGTGGCGTCGCTGGAGAGAATACTGGCAATCAGGTACTCGTTCCAGGCTGCGATGAACGCCAGGATAGCAGTGGTAAATACTGCCGGAGCCGCCAGCGGCATAATGACCTTGCGGAAGGCCTGCCCGGCTGAACAGCCATCAATGCGGGCGGCTTCTTCCAACTCCCACGGCATCTCACGGAAGAAAGATGTCAGTGTATAGACGGTTAGTGGGAGGACAAAAGAAATGTTCGGGATGATCAACGCTTGATATGTGCCCATCCAGTTGATATTTGTAAACAGCTGGAACAAAGGTGTCACGATTGCCACGCCCGGGAACATAGAAGCCCCGAGCACAACTCCCAATACAAGAAACTTCCCGCGAAATTTCAGCCTGGCCAAGGCATAAGCCGCAAACACCCCAAAAAGCAAAGCAACCGCAGTGGTGACACTTGAGATGAAGAGGGAGTTTAGCAGCGCCCTATCCAAGTGGTTGCCCATCTCGGCAGAAAAGGCCGTGGCAAAGTTGTCCCACGTGACATGGGTAAAGAACGGTGTTGGATCGAAGGTGTACCCAACTTCGCGAAAAGCGGTGACTACCATCCAATAAAACGGTAGCAGGCACCAGATCACTATAACTACGGCACTGATGTATGTTCGTGAGCTAGCCCATCGTGCGCGTCTCCGGGCAACAGTCTTGGCCGCGGCGGTATGTTCGCTTTGAGTTTGCATAACCGTGCTCATTTCAGCTTCTCCTTAGCTCCGCCACTGGCTGATTCAACTGCGTTTGCACCGAGGAACCGAACAAAAATGAACGCCACAATAAAAATAATCAAGAACGTAATTGTTGACAGGGCGGCCGCCGAATTAAAACCAATCCGGATTTGATTGACAACCAAAATGGAGAGCGTTGTGGTGCCATTTGCCCCTCCTGTCATGATCGCCGGTAGATCGTACATACGCAGCGCATCCAGGACGCGGAACAAGATGGCGACCATGAGAGCTGGTTTCACCAAGGGCAGTGTGATCAACCGGAATCTTTGCCAGGTGGAAGCACCATCCACTTTTGCAGCCTCGTAGATGTCCGACGGGATCATTTGCAAACCAGCCAAAATCAGCAGTGCCATGAATGGTGTTGTCTTCCACACGTCGGCGATAATGATCGCAGTCCGTGCGGGGCCTTCACTTCCTGTCCATAGGATCGAGGTGTTGAAGAGCGTGTTGGCAATCCCATCAAAGGCAAAGATAAAGAACCACAGCTTTGCTGTGACAGCTGTCGGGATAGCCCACGGGACAAGAACTGCCGCACGCAGCACACTGCGGCCCCGGAAAGTGCGGGCCATAATCAATGCCATCCAAAAACCAAGAATGGTTTCAAAAAACACCGTTACCACGGTGAAAAAGAACGTTACTCCGGTCGCTGACCAAAACTGCGCACCCAAAGTGCCAGGGGGGCAACTTAGTGCGTCGCCGCTGGGGCCGGTGCACTGCTGGAACAACCAGTGAATGTAATTTGTCAGGCCGGCAAAGCCGCCAGCCACAAATGTGCCCGTAACCGGGTCCAGACCCTCATCTTGTTGCAGCGACATAATGATGGCGTTGATCACTGGATACAAGATGACGATTGCCAAAACAACTAGTGTTGGGACAATCAGCAGCGTCGCTGTCCGCCCTTGGGTCTTTTCCTTGCGATCCGCGCCTACTTCACTTTTGGCGCTCGGCCCCGTTGGCGCCTTACCAGGTTTGGCTTGCGGGTCTACATTTGTGGACATGCCGGCCCCTTTCATAATCCTCGATTGATGTGCAACGTCAACAACGGGTGGTGCGCGTTTTGGCTATTCTCAGCCTCAGCAGCACCACCCGTTACTAGCGGTTCGGCACCCTTGTTTTCGCTCTCACACTGGTGCGAGTACCGCCACCGGCTACTTGGATGTGGTGGTGTTGATGGCTGCTTCCATATCCATCAACGCCTGCTCCACGGTTTTGCTACCTTGCAGAGCCGCGAAACTGTTCTGTTGGATTGCCTGAGTAACAGCCGGGTAGAACGGAGTTACCGGACGGGGCACAGCATTTTCAATCGAGGTCTTCAAAACTGGCAAGTACGGCAGCTTGGCAATGAGTTCCGCATCGTCGTACAAGGAACCGAGCACCGGTGCCATGGATCCCTGCGTGGCGTAGAACTTTTGGGTTTCTTCCGACGTCATGAATTCTAGGAAGTCTTTAGCAGTGGCTTTGTTCTTGGAGTACACACTGACTCCCAGATTGTGTCCACCAAGGGTGGAAGCGCCTGGGCCATCCTTGCCCGGCAGCGGCGCAACACCAAAGGTGTCCTTGATTGTGGAGGAGCCGTCTGTTTTGGCAAGATTATAAACATAGGGCCAGTTGCGCAGGAACATTAGCTTGCCAGCTTCAAATGACTGGCGACCCTGCTCTTCCTGGTAGGTCAGAGCCTGCTTGGGGATATCCCCATCCTTGTAAGCCTTAACCAAGTTTTG
This genomic window from Arthrobacter sp. TMP15 contains:
- a CDS encoding exodeoxyribonuclease III is translated as MKIATWNVNSLRARADRVEDWLRRTNADVLTIQETKCKDENFPWELFESNGYEVAHFGFSQWNGVAIASRVGLEDVERTFSNQPTFGKGGKDPVQEARAIGATCNGVRIWSLYVPNGRALDDEHMPYKLGWLDELKNQAAGWLAQDPNAQIALTGDWNIAPQDDDVWDIDFFRNQGLTHVSEPERAAFTAFETAGFTDVVRPLNPGPGVYTYWDYTQLRFPKREGMRIDFVLGSPAFAARVTAAEIDREERKGKGASDHAPVIVELG
- a CDS encoding LacI family DNA-binding transcriptional regulator, which gives rise to MRVSIDDVAERAEVSTATVSRALRGLPKVHPTTRARVLAVAKEMGYVASPSATRLATGQMKTVGVLVPFIDRWYFARALEGIDQELREHGFNLMLFSLGGYMHGQQRRFTEQMVRKQIDALVVLCLGLSATELGELQRTHVPTVSVGGPVEGCQGIHIDDAAAAAAATQHLIDLGHRKIGHLRGGINDEKNFVVPTLRSAAFEATMLRAGLELRPEWNVVGDYTVGEGVAAAARLFDLPGEAPTAIFCGSDEMALGLMFEAQRRGIRIPEDLSVVGIDDHDFAGPAGLSTIGQKPADHGRLAAKMLLAEVSGKIDSIRAEFMPFSLIKRGSTAPWQEP
- a CDS encoding carbohydrate ABC transporter permease, with the protein product MSTVMQTQSEHTAAAKTVARRRARWASSRTYISAVVIVIWCLLPFYWMVVTAFREVGYTFDPTPFFTHVTWDNFATAFSAEMGNHLDRALLNSLFISSVTTAVALLFGVFAAYALARLKFRGKFLVLGVVLGASMFPGVAIVTPLFQLFTNINWMGTYQALIIPNISFVLPLTVYTLTSFFREMPWELEEAARIDGCSAGQAFRKVIMPLAAPAVFTTAILAFIAAWNEYLIASILSSDATQTVTVAIASFAGSQPHQEPYTAVMAAGTVVTIPLVILVLIFQRKIVAGLTAGAVK
- a CDS encoding sugar ABC transporter permease; the protein is MSTNVDPQAKPGKAPTGPSAKSEVGADRKEKTQGRTATLLIVPTLVVLAIVILYPVINAIIMSLQQDEGLDPVTGTFVAGGFAGLTNYIHWLFQQCTGPSGDALSCPPGTLGAQFWSATGVTFFFTVVTVFFETILGFWMALIMARTFRGRSVLRAAVLVPWAIPTAVTAKLWFFIFAFDGIANTLFNTSILWTGSEGPARTAIIIADVWKTTPFMALLILAGLQMIPSDIYEAAKVDGASTWQRFRLITLPLVKPALMVAILFRVLDALRMYDLPAIMTGGANGTTTLSILVVNQIRIGFNSAAALSTITFLIIFIVAFIFVRFLGANAVESASGGAKEKLK